The Halomonas qaidamensis genome includes the window AAAGCGCTGACGCTGGGGCTGGCCGAGTGCGAAGAAGTATTGGCGCGCTAGCTTGAGGGCAGACTCCACCGCCTCGGAGCCACTGGAAACAAAGAACACCTTGCCCAGCTCGCCGTTAAACAGCTCAACCAGCTGTTGGCCTAGGGCTTCGGCGGGCGCGCTTTCAAACTGGGTGCGGTAAGTGAAGGCGACCTTGTCCATTTGGGCGAGCATAGCGTCACGAATATCCTGACGGCCATGACCAAGGTTGCAGGAAATGGCCCCGGAACAGCCATCCAGATAATCCTTGCCCTGGGTGTCCCAGAGCATGACGCCATCAGCGTGGCTGACTTCCGGCAGGGCAGGGCCTGCCTGGTAGAACAGCGGAGAGTCGGTCATCACGTTTTCCGTTTTTATAGTCGGTTGAAAAATCTCCCTTGCAGTCTAGGTAGGCTTGTTACTATATTTCAATATATGATCGTTTTTCGAATATCAATGAGTAAAAGTCATGCCTGAAGTTACCATTAACTCGTTGAAAGCATTAGCAACGTTCAAAACACTATTTGAGGTGGGCAGCGCTTCAGGAACGGCACGCCTTCTTGGCATGACGCAGTCTGGCGTCAGTCGCTCGCTAGCACAGCTGGAAGAGAACCTGGGAATACAGCTTTTTTTACGTGAAAAAAACCGCTTATTAGCAACGCCTGAAGCACGAGAGCTGTACGATGAAATTCTCAGGCTGATGGGCAATATTGAAGAGCTTCGTCATAGCGTGCTGGCGCTAAAGGAGTTTGGTACATCACGCTTGAGAATCGCCGCGATTCCTGGACTATGTTTTGGGTTTGTACCTCAGGTAGTGGCAGCGTTGCTGGCTGAAAACAGTCGGATAAGTATTAGTCTGGATATGATGTCGAGCCATGATGTACAAACGGCGGTGGAATCAAGCCATGCAGATATTGGCTTTATCACGCTACCGGCGACTTCCCCCCAGCTCTTGACCGAAGCGCTGCTGACCACAGAAGCTGTGGCACTGGTGCCTGAAAAGCTTGCGCTAGCTAAGCAGAACGTCGTTGAAGTCAGCGACTTGCGTGGTCAACATTTAGTAATCAGCAATCAGCCAAGTGTGAGCACAAACCCGCTGTTGGAACTGGTAGCTGAACACGGCGTTAAGATTGCCGGTAAAACGGAAGCTAACATCGGTACGATTAGCGCGTTGGTAGCCAACGAGGTCGGGGTCACGGTGATTAACCCAATTACCGCAAAAGATCAGCTGTCTTATTATGATCGCGTCAAGGTGCTGCCTTTTATACCTGCGTTGACGTTTGGTTTTGGAATTGTTTATCGCCCTGAGTGGCATGCGTCCAAAGTGCTGGCGTCGCTTAAGCGAAAATCGAAAGAGACGCTAATGAACTACTAACGTTTAAAAATCATTTTAATCGTTTAACAGGTATAATGTTTGACTGAGAGTTCAATGCGTTGAGTCTGCCAGCAAGAAGATGACAGTGACTTCAAAATCGGGCAATCTAACGCTTTTGCTTTTTAGTAAATGCTAATGGGCATAGCTCATTAAACTTTAATCACCGTTCAGCATGGAGTGCAGAGTGGCAGTTTATGGCGGTATTCAGGCGCACGAATTGGAGCGTTGGTTGAATGCACTAACCAATGCGGCCTACGATCGACGCTGTCCACTTTCCAAAGTGCACGGCGGTAATGCTCGTGCCCGCACTGCCCGCCAAGATTTACTGCATCTCGCCCATGGTTTTCGTAGCGGTGAACGCATTCGTGACGACGTGGCCGATGGCCTAAGCCGCTGGTGTCAGCACTATCTGACAGAAGCGGAATGGTATGTATTGGTAGGCGGTCGCCAGCCTGCCGAAGTCCACGCAGGCGCGTCAACCCCTACTGTCGAGGCACCAGCCATTGACGAGCCGGTAGACAATGACGATGTATTACACGTGCTCTATCAGCATCGGGTGGGTTAACCTGCTCTAGCAAGCACTGTTATAATGGATAGATGAACAGTGCCCCTGTCGCACCAGCGACCGCCTCCCTAGATGACCCTTTCTATTACCTGACGAATTTCCGTTATGTAGTGTCATGGGTAAACGCCCGCCACCATGATCTGTTAAGTGCCACCGAGCGCGATGCTATCGGTCATTTTGAGACGCTACCTCAAGCCTCTCAGGCGCTATTGGTGCGCATGGTGATGCGCAAAGGTGAGCTGTTTCGGCTGGATAAGCTCTCTTATGCGGAAATCGGTGACACCGAGCAGGCGCTAGTACCGCTGGTTGCGCTGGGC containing:
- a CDS encoding LysR family transcriptional regulator, coding for MPEVTINSLKALATFKTLFEVGSASGTARLLGMTQSGVSRSLAQLEENLGIQLFLREKNRLLATPEARELYDEILRLMGNIEELRHSVLALKEFGTSRLRIAAIPGLCFGFVPQVVAALLAENSRISISLDMMSSHDVQTAVESSHADIGFITLPATSPQLLTEALLTTEAVALVPEKLALAKQNVVEVSDLRGQHLVISNQPSVSTNPLLELVAEHGVKIAGKTEANIGTISALVANEVGVTVINPITAKDQLSYYDRVKVLPFIPALTFGFGIVYRPEWHASKVLASLKRKSKETLMNY